A section of the Sulfurimonas sp. genome encodes:
- the ribH gene encoding 6,7-dimethyl-8-ribityllumazine synthase: protein MNLIEGKLKVVNGKRVAIVSTRWNHFIVDRLVEGAKDAFARHGGDDADLTHVLAPGAFELPMVIDQLLNSGKYDAICALGAVIRGSTPHFDYVSAEATKGIATVSLKHRKPVSFGLLTTDTIEQAIERAGTKAGNKGFEAMTVVIELLDLYENL from the coding sequence ATGAATTTAATCGAAGGCAAATTAAAAGTAGTAAACGGCAAGAGAGTTGCAATAGTAAGTACGAGATGGAATCACTTTATTGTTGATAGACTTGTAGAAGGTGCGAAGGATGCATTTGCAAGACATGGCGGAGACGATGCGGATTTGACTCATGTTTTGGCACCGGGTGCGTTTGAGCTTCCGATGGTAATAGACCAGCTTTTAAACAGCGGCAAGTATGACGCTATCTGTGCTTTGGGTGCTGTAATAAGAGGCTCAACACCGCATTTTGACTATGTTTCGGCTGAAGCTACAAAGGGCATCGCAACGGTAAGTTTAAAACATAGAAAACCAGTCTCTTTTGGACTTTTAACGACTGATACGATTGAGCAGGCTATAGAGAGAGCAGGAACAAAAGCCGGAAACAAAGGCTTTGAAGCGATGACTGTCGTAATCGAACTTTTAGATCTTTACGAGAATTTATAA